A DNA window from Vagococcus penaei contains the following coding sequences:
- a CDS encoding MurR/RpiR family transcriptional regulator: MILDQLLNNDQSKLSDLDKELLKYIIENKSSVTQFSISELSEKSYVSKSTIIRLMKKLGFSGYSEFKFLLNQETKQKKAMKKAGFDLFKSQTADIQNTLKNIDNDGIQQATDLLAISQIIYCYGTGYSQRKAAEEFSKQLIACGKKVILIPDQTELEMMMSIMTSQDCLVIVSLSGETPGIKNTLLELNIRSIKIISVTRSGANFISQHATHHFFYYLTEFPVRENIETLSFVTLHLLLDYIVRFYVTHYNELE; the protein is encoded by the coding sequence TTGATTTTAGACCAATTGTTGAATAATGATCAAAGTAAATTGAGTGATTTAGATAAGGAACTATTAAAATATATCATTGAAAATAAAAGCTCAGTTACTCAATTCAGTATTTCGGAATTAAGTGAAAAATCTTATGTTTCCAAATCGACTATTATTCGTTTAATGAAAAAATTAGGCTTTTCGGGGTATTCAGAATTTAAATTCTTACTCAATCAAGAAACAAAGCAAAAAAAAGCAATGAAAAAAGCAGGATTTGATTTGTTCAAAAGTCAGACAGCTGATATTCAGAATACATTAAAGAATATCGATAATGATGGAATTCAGCAAGCTACAGATTTACTTGCTATTAGCCAAATTATTTATTGTTATGGAACAGGTTACTCTCAAAGAAAAGCAGCCGAAGAATTTTCCAAGCAATTAATTGCTTGTGGAAAAAAAGTCATTCTAATTCCTGATCAGACTGAATTAGAGATGATGATGAGTATTATGACCAGTCAAGATTGTTTGGTAATTGTCTCTTTAAGCGGTGAGACACCAGGTATAAAAAATACGCTGTTGGAATTAAATATCAGAAGTATTAAAATTATTTCAGTCACCCGTTCGGGAGCTAATTTTATTTCCCAACATGCGACACATCATTTTTTTTATTATCTAACGGAATTTCCTGTTAGAGAAAATATTGAAACATTATCTTTTGTCACTTTGCACTTATTATTGGATTATATCGTTCGATTTTATGTCACACATTACAATGAATTGGAGTGA
- a CDS encoding DUF924 family protein translates to MQQPADVLTFWFKDATPEQRFKKDIAFDQQIRQQFFETHQALAKCEGANWRQTIHGRLAEIIVLDQFSRNMFRQTPQAFAYDSLALILAQEAVATQQTEQLTTDELAFLLMPYMHSESPIIHQEAVKLFASPGLESYLDFEIQHKTIIDRFGRYPHRNVILGRLSTVEELAFLGTPNSSF, encoded by the coding sequence ATGCAACAACCAGCAGATGTTTTAACATTTTGGTTTAAGGATGCCACACCAGAACAACGCTTTAAAAAAGATATTGCTTTTGATCAACAAATTCGTCAACAATTTTTTGAGACACATCAAGCTCTAGCTAAATGTGAAGGAGCTAACTGGCGCCAAACAATTCATGGGCGCTTAGCTGAAATCATTGTTCTTGATCAATTCTCACGTAATATGTTTCGTCAGACTCCACAAGCTTTTGCCTATGATTCACTGGCCTTAATTTTGGCACAAGAAGCGGTTGCTACCCAGCAAACTGAGCAATTGACTACTGATGAACTAGCCTTTCTACTAATGCCATACATGCATTCAGAATCACCTATCATTCACCAAGAAGCCGTTAAACTTTTTGCGAGTCCAGGACTTGAGTCTTATCTTGATTTTGAAATTCAACATAAAACTATAATTGACCGTTTTGGTCGCTACCCACATCGCAATGTCATCTTAGGACGTTTATCAACAGTGGAAGAATTAGCCTTTTTAGGTACACCTAACTCATCATTTTAA
- a CDS encoding phosphomannomutase/phosphoglucomutase — protein sequence MTLEKLKNGSDIRGIAITTEEFPATLTATEAKQIGFGILNWLTQQKKLPLSGLKLAIGHDSRLSADVLKEALVETWLKAGVTVIDTGLATTPAMFMATKFADFDVDASVMITASHLPYYYNGIKIFTRDGGAEHEDIDFIMSHTDTINLENQSGQVITQSIIPTYAQDLVTKIQQGTSLEKPLAGFHIVLDAGNGAGGFFAPLVLEALGADITGSQFLEPDGHFPNHMPNPDNKEAMASIRQAVLANQADLGVIFDTDVDRAAVVDATGAVINRNNLIAVLAQIILVDGANQTIVTNSPTSSHLKTFIESLGGKQVRYLCGYRNVINKAIELNKQGISTPLAIETSGHAAFKENYFLDDGAYVIAKILMLLPKLRQEGKTLSDLISGLKQPVETDEYRFKIKTTDDRATGRAIISRLEDFVNETPGFTVDFDNEEGIRVNVNETYGSGWFLLRLSLHEPLLVLQVENDMFGKNHEVVSKLATFFEKYETEIDSHALQAFR from the coding sequence ATGACGTTAGAAAAATTAAAAAACGGGTCAGATATTCGTGGAATTGCGATTACTACGGAGGAATTTCCAGCAACCTTGACAGCCACTGAAGCGAAGCAAATTGGTTTTGGGATTCTAAACTGGTTAACCCAACAGAAAAAGTTACCGTTATCGGGACTTAAATTAGCCATTGGACATGATAGTCGTTTATCTGCAGATGTGTTGAAAGAAGCCTTGGTTGAGACATGGTTGAAAGCAGGCGTTACTGTCATTGATACCGGATTAGCAACCACACCGGCTATGTTTATGGCAACCAAGTTTGCTGATTTTGATGTAGATGCAAGTGTGATGATTACAGCGAGTCATTTGCCTTACTACTATAACGGTATTAAAATTTTTACCCGTGATGGTGGCGCCGAGCATGAAGATATTGATTTTATTATGTCTCATACAGATACTATAAATTTGGAAAATCAATCAGGACAAGTGATTACTCAATCAATTATCCCAACTTATGCACAAGATTTAGTGACTAAGATTCAACAGGGAACATCTTTAGAAAAACCTTTAGCAGGATTTCATATTGTTTTAGATGCTGGAAATGGTGCGGGTGGTTTCTTTGCACCTTTAGTTTTGGAAGCCTTAGGTGCGGATATTACCGGTAGCCAATTTTTAGAACCAGATGGTCATTTTCCAAACCATATGCCTAATCCGGATAATAAAGAAGCAATGGCTAGCATCCGCCAAGCGGTTTTAGCAAATCAAGCTGATTTAGGTGTTATTTTTGACACAGATGTTGATCGAGCAGCGGTTGTTGATGCTACTGGAGCTGTCATCAATCGAAATAATCTAATCGCTGTTTTAGCACAAATTATTTTAGTCGATGGTGCCAATCAAACGATTGTGACTAACTCCCCAACGTCAAGTCATTTGAAAACGTTTATTGAATCTTTAGGAGGCAAACAAGTTCGTTACTTATGTGGCTACCGCAATGTGATTAACAAAGCGATAGAATTGAATAAACAAGGCATTTCTACACCATTAGCCATTGAAACAAGCGGACATGCAGCTTTCAAGGAAAATTACTTTTTAGACGATGGGGCATATGTGATTGCTAAGATTTTAATGCTACTTCCTAAATTGCGTCAAGAGGGTAAGACATTAAGTGACCTTATTTCAGGGTTAAAACAGCCAGTGGAAACAGATGAATACCGTTTTAAAATTAAAACAACGGATGATCGCGCGACAGGACGAGCAATTATTAGTCGATTGGAAGATTTTGTGAATGAAACGCCAGGTTTTACTGTTGATTTTGATAATGAAGAAGGTATCCGAGTTAATGTCAATGAAACATATGGTTCGGGTTGGTTTTTATTACGCTTAAGTTTACATGAACCGTTATTAGTCCTACAAGTTGAAAATGATATGTTTGGTAAAAATCATGAAGTGGTTAGTAAATTAGCAACATTCTTTGAAAAGTATGAAACGGAAATCGATAGTCACGCATTACAAGCTTTCCGTTAA
- the proS gene encoding proline--tRNA ligase, with the protein MAKKNGFVKQITSRDDDFAKWYTDVCLKAELCDYSSVKGCMVVRPTGTALWEKIKEIIDTELKSTGHENVLMPMFIPESLLLKEAEHVEGFAPEVAWVTQGGNNELQERLAVRPTSEVLFCEHFKKIIHSHRDLPVLYNQWVSVVRWEKNTRPFLRTTEFFWQEGHTSHASYEEADTEARNILDLYVRVCQDVLAIPIVTGIKSESEKFAGADKTYTNETLMYDGKALQIATSHNLGDHFGKAFEIMYTDKEGKEQFVNTTSWGITTRSIGGMIMVHSDDRGLVLPPRVAPTQVMIVPIAQHKEGVLDKAFDLKAQLASDMTVKVDDSDKQPGWKFSEAEMKGYPIRLEIGPKDIEAGHVVAVRRDTLEKVTLPLDDNLNATLLELLDTIHVDMFNRAKERQQEKTRVAHTKEEFNELIAEGGFVLAPWAGDEAVEDMVKEETGATTRCWSFEHQNDDLTGVKDLWTGEDAKYMMHWARAY; encoded by the coding sequence ATGGCTAAGAAAAATGGTTTTGTGAAGCAAATTACAAGTCGAGATGATGATTTTGCAAAATGGTATACGGATGTGTGTTTAAAAGCAGAATTATGTGACTATTCAAGTGTGAAAGGGTGTATGGTTGTTCGCCCAACCGGGACAGCATTATGGGAAAAAATTAAGGAAATTATTGATACTGAGCTAAAATCAACAGGTCATGAAAATGTCTTAATGCCAATGTTTATCCCTGAGAGTTTATTATTAAAAGAAGCTGAGCACGTTGAAGGCTTTGCACCAGAAGTTGCTTGGGTAACCCAAGGTGGGAACAACGAATTACAAGAACGTTTAGCTGTTCGTCCAACATCTGAAGTGTTATTCTGTGAACATTTTAAAAAGATTATTCATTCTCACCGTGATTTGCCTGTTTTATATAATCAATGGGTAAGTGTGGTACGTTGGGAGAAAAATACACGTCCATTTTTACGTACGACTGAATTTTTCTGGCAAGAGGGTCATACGAGCCATGCTAGTTATGAAGAAGCGGATACTGAAGCGCGTAATATTTTAGATTTATATGTACGTGTGTGTCAAGATGTTTTAGCGATTCCAATTGTAACTGGAATTAAATCTGAAAGTGAAAAATTTGCCGGAGCGGATAAAACATATACAAATGAAACATTAATGTATGATGGTAAAGCCTTACAAATTGCTACATCGCACAACTTGGGAGACCATTTTGGAAAAGCCTTTGAGATTATGTATACTGACAAAGAAGGTAAGGAACAATTCGTTAACACAACTTCTTGGGGAATTACGACTCGCTCAATTGGTGGGATGATTATGGTTCATAGTGATGACCGTGGATTAGTCTTACCTCCAAGAGTAGCACCAACTCAAGTTATGATTGTCCCAATCGCTCAACACAAAGAAGGCGTTCTTGATAAAGCCTTTGACTTGAAAGCTCAATTAGCAAGCGATATGACGGTTAAAGTGGACGATAGTGACAAACAACCAGGCTGGAAATTTAGTGAAGCGGAGATGAAGGGTTACCCAATTCGTTTAGAAATTGGACCTAAAGATATTGAAGCAGGTCACGTTGTAGCTGTTCGTCGTGACACGTTAGAAAAAGTGACATTACCACTAGACGATAACTTAAATGCGACATTACTTGAGTTGCTTGACACTATTCATGTGGATATGTTTAACCGTGCCAAAGAAAGACAACAAGAAAAAACACGCGTAGCTCATACTAAAGAAGAATTCAATGAGTTAATTGCTGAAGGTGGTTTTGTTTTAGCACCTTGGGCTGGTGATGAAGCAGTTGAAGATATGGTGAAAGAAGAAACTGGTGCAACGACACGTTGTTGGAGTTTTGAGCACCAAAACGATGATTTAACTGGTGTGAAAGATTTGTGGACTGGTGAAGATGCTAAGTACATGATGCATTGGGCAAGAGCGTATTAA